The window GGTGAAGTGTCGCTGCGACACCAATATCGGATTCCCATGACGATGTGTAGATCACCTGCATGCCCGCCTGTTGGGCGCGCCGGGCTGTCACAAAGCATTGATACAGATGCCCGATCACCATCGGCTTGAGCACAAGGACATCGCAGGCGCGTTGCGCAATCAGGTGATCGGCTTCGGCGATGGTCTGGATTTCTTCATCAAGGGCCAGACGAATGCCGAAGCGGTGCGCCAATGCCTGCGCCGCCTCCCACTGCCCGCGCGGGAAGGGTTGCTCGATGAAATCCAGCCGCTCCAGCGGAATCCGTGAGAGAACGTCCTCGGCCCACGCGGCGGTCCAGCCGGCGTTGGCGTCCAGACGCAGGAGGACGTCAGGGGCGGCTTCGCACGCGGCAATGATCCGACGGACATCGTCGAACGGCGAGTCATAACCGACTTTGAGCTTGAAGACATGGTACCCCGCGGCGGCCAGCGCCGTCGCCCGCGTCTGCGTCTCCCCGACCGTGGCGCCGCTCAACAGACCGTTGATGGGAACTCTCGCGCACGTTTCCTCACCCGACAACGTCCGACACAGACTGAGACCGACCGACTTGGCTTTCAGCTCGCCGAGGGCGCAGGCGACGGCAAACCGCGCCGCGGGCGGCATCGAGATGATCGGGTGCGAGAAATCCGAGAACCAGTGTGCGGGATCAAGGCGTGAGCGGCCCGCTGTCATCAGGCCGGACAACGCCGCGGCGCACTCCGCAAATGTGTCCGTCGACACGCCGGCCAGCGGCGCCGCTTCGCCGATCCCGACCCGGCCCGACTCATCGCGCAGGATCAACACAATCCCTTCGCGCTCGCGGTATTGCCCATGCGCGGTGGTGATCGGACGCGGCAGCGCCCGACGGTAAGGGATGACTTGGACCGATTCGATGTTCACAGGTTGATCCCCACGGCAAAGACGAGAGCGTAAACCAGTTTCAGCCGCGCGGTGCGCGCCAGGAAGTCGTTGAGGATCGCCCCCGACTTCATCGGCTTCGACTGGGAGCGCAGCGACTTCATGTTCAAGGGAATGAAGACGACGATGACCAGCGATGACAGCAATGTCCAGGGACCGGCGGTGTCGGTCATGACCATCGCCAAGGGCGCCAGCGCCGACAACAGAAGCATGAGCACATATTCGCCGATGCTGCCGAACCGCCCCAGACGCACCGCCAGGGTCTTTTTGCCCGCGCGACGGTCGGTGTCGATGTCACGCAGATTGTTGACCACCAGAATCGCGGTTGCCAGCGCTCCCATCGGGATGCTGGCCCACCAGACCGCCGGCACGATCGACAATGCCTGCACATAGTAAGTGCCGACCACCGCCACCGGACCGAAGAAGAGGAAGACAAACAGATCGCCCCAGCCATAGTAGCCAAAGGGATAGGGCCCTCCGGTGTAAAGGATCGCCGCGGCAATCGAGCACAGACCGATCCAGACAATCGGCCAGCCGCCGCGCGCGACCAGATAGATGCCGATCAGGAAGGCAACGCCGAACACCAGGATCATGGCGTTACGAATCTGCGCCGGGGTGACCAAGCCCGCCTGCGTGACGCGCAGCGGGCCCTGGCGGTCGGACGTGTCGGTGCCGCGCAGATGATCGAAGAGGTCGTTGGCGAGATTGGTGCCGATCTGAATCAGCACCGCGCCGGCCAACGCCGCCAACGCCGCCGGCCAATGAAACTGATGGTCGCGCACCGCCACCGCCGCGCCGACAATGACCGGCGCCACCGAGGCCCAGAGGGTCTTGGGACGGGCCGCCAGCACCCACACCTGCCAACGCGAAACGGACGGCTCACTGGTCATGGCGGGACAGCGTCAGGGAAACCGCGGAAACTTGCTGAAATCCGGACGGCGCTTTTCGAGGAAGGCCTTCTTCCCTTCCTGCGCTTCCTCGGTCATGTAGAAGAGCAAGGTGGCGTTGCCGGCCAGCTCCTGCAACCCGGC is drawn from bacterium and contains these coding sequences:
- the menC gene encoding o-succinylbenzoate synthase, with the protein product MNIESVQVIPYRRALPRPITTAHGQYREREGIVLILRDESGRVGIGEAAPLAGVSTDTFAECAAALSGLMTAGRSRLDPAHWFSDFSHPIISMPPAARFAVACALGELKAKSVGLSLCRTLSGEETCARVPINGLLSGATVGETQTRATALAAAGYHVFKLKVGYDSPFDDVRRIIAACEAAPDVLLRLDANAGWTAAWAEDVLSRIPLERLDFIEQPFPRGQWEAAQALAHRFGIRLALDEEIQTIAEADHLIAQRACDVLVLKPMVIGHLYQCFVTARRAQQAGMQVIYTSSWESDIGVAATLHLAAALGPHPPAMGLSTAGMIADGILRTPLAIDSGYLAVPDGPGMGVEPVEELLAD
- a CDS encoding 1,4-dihydroxy-2-naphthoate polyprenyltransferase encodes the protein MTSEPSVSRWQVWVLAARPKTLWASVAPVIVGAAVAVRDHQFHWPAALAALAGAVLIQIGTNLANDLFDHLRGTDTSDRQGPLRVTQAGLVTPAQIRNAMILVFGVAFLIGIYLVARGGWPIVWIGLCSIAAAILYTGGPYPFGYYGWGDLFVFLFFGPVAVVGTYYVQALSIVPAVWWASIPMGALATAILVVNNLRDIDTDRRAGKKTLAVRLGRFGSIGEYVLMLLLSALAPLAMVMTDTAGPWTLLSSLVIVVFIPLNMKSLRSQSKPMKSGAILNDFLARTARLKLVYALVFAVGINL